CTGGGCCGCACCGCCGAAGGCTGCGAGATCGACCTCGTCGTGGGCCACCCGCGCCGCACCGAGCCGCGTACCGCCCTGGTCCTCGCCCGCGGACACGGCGGATTCACCTCCGCGCTGGTCGTCGGCGCCTCGGACCGCGACGACCTCAAGAAGTGACCCACACCCACCGCACGACGACTGGAAGGCAGCTCGCCATGGCCGAGTTCACCCTCGACGACATCAAGCGGATCCTGCGCGCGAGCGCGGGCGTCGACGAACAGACGGACCTCGACGGCGCGGACTTCGCCGACACCGCGTTCGCGAACCTCGGGTACGACTCCCTCGCCCTGCTGGAACTCGCCAACCGCATCGAGCGCGAGTACGGCATCCAGATCCCCGACGGGGACCTCGAACACACCCAGACGCCGCGCGAGGCCCTCGCCTATGTGCAGGCCCGGCTGGCGGAGGTGCGCGTCTGATGGCCGGGCACACCGACAACGCGATCGTCATCGACGCGCCCATGGACCTGGTGTGGTCGATGACCAACGACGTGGCCTCCTGGCCGCGCCTGTTCAGCGAGTACGCCTCCGCGGAGATCCTCGGCCACGACGGGGACACGGTCACCTTCCGGCTGGCCCTGCACCCCGACGAGAACGGCACCGTCTGGAGCTGGGTCTCCGAACGCACCCCGGACCCCGCCACCCGCACCGTCCAGGCCCGGCGGGTGGAGACCGGCCCCTTCGCCCACATGAACATCCGCTGGGAGTACGAGGAGCAGCCCGGTGGCGTCCGTATGCGCTGGATCCAGGACTTCGAGATGAAGCCCGGGGCGCCGATCGACGACGCCGGGATGACCGAGCGTCTCAACCGCAACACCGCCGTGCAGATGCGGCTGATCAAGGCCAAGGTGGAGGCCGCCGCCCGGGCAGGCCGGCAGCTGGAGGGCAAGCGGCTGCTGGTGACCGGCGGTACCCGGGGCATCGGCCGCGGCATCGTGCTGGCCGCCGCCCGCGCCGGTGCGAACGTCGTCACCTGCTACCGCGCTCCGGGCCCGGCCGTCGCCTCGCTGGAGCA
The Streptomyces sp. CGMCC 4.7035 DNA segment above includes these coding regions:
- a CDS encoding acyl carrier protein; translation: MTHTHRTTTGRQLAMAEFTLDDIKRILRASAGVDEQTDLDGADFADTAFANLGYDSLALLELANRIEREYGIQIPDGDLEHTQTPREALAYVQARLAEVRV